In a single window of the Denitromonas sp. genome:
- a CDS encoding DNA-binding protein has product MAITKQDILAAADALDAEGVKPTLAAVRKKLGGGSFSTISEAMKEWKADHAGGAAPLREPAPPAVVERSADLAAELWAVCMELANARLAGEREALEAAREEMEASQREAAELADQMAADIEALQAQVSSLQTRAESAESEVDDMRGELAGALERAGRAEARAAEIEKRADDAKTELGRVHELLSAERQQHAAELQRQATALQAAQEAARAQGEEIAALRAQVAAVQGERDQVRAELTERNGHIIDLSARFDAAEKAHQEHRKRAGEEAHRCAEKLTKAAAERDEARTEAAHLRGQLEALAGRAKAGGKS; this is encoded by the coding sequence ATGGCGATTACGAAGCAGGACATCCTGGCCGCGGCCGACGCCCTCGACGCCGAGGGCGTCAAGCCCACGCTCGCAGCGGTGCGCAAGAAGCTGGGCGGTGGCAGCTTTTCGACGATCTCCGAAGCCATGAAGGAGTGGAAGGCCGACCACGCCGGCGGCGCCGCCCCGCTTCGCGAGCCGGCGCCGCCGGCTGTGGTCGAGCGCTCGGCCGACCTGGCGGCCGAGCTGTGGGCCGTGTGCATGGAGTTGGCCAATGCGCGGCTTGCCGGTGAGCGCGAGGCCTTGGAGGCGGCTCGCGAGGAAATGGAGGCGTCGCAACGTGAAGCGGCCGAGCTCGCTGACCAGATGGCGGCCGACATCGAGGCGCTGCAGGCGCAGGTGAGTAGCCTGCAGACGCGCGCCGAGTCGGCCGAGTCCGAGGTCGACGACATGCGCGGCGAGCTCGCCGGCGCCCTCGAGCGCGCGGGGCGCGCCGAGGCGCGCGCGGCCGAGATCGAGAAGCGCGCCGACGATGCCAAGACGGAGCTCGGGCGCGTGCATGAGCTGCTGAGCGCCGAGCGTCAGCAACATGCGGCCGAGCTGCAACGCCAAGCGACCGCCCTGCAGGCGGCGCAGGAGGCGGCACGCGCCCAAGGTGAAGAGATCGCCGCGCTACGCGCACAGGTGGCCGCGGTGCAGGGCGAGCGCGACCAGGTGCGCGCCGAGCTTACCGAGCGCAACGGTCACATCATCGACCTTTCCGCTCGCTTCGATGCGGCTGAGAAGGCGCACCAGGAGCACCGCAAGCGGGCCGGTGAAGAGGCGCACCGCTGCGCCGAAAAACTCACCAAGGCCGCGGCCGAGCGCGACGAGGCGCGTACCGAGGCTGCGCACTTGCGCGGCCAGCTTGAGGCGCTGGCCGGGCGAGCGAAGGCGGGGGGTAAGTCATGA
- a CDS encoding thermonuclease family protein has protein sequence MSSALRFALALVAAVALVGAPAPAVARSALPAPAIADAALVTRIVRVSDGDTVHAMIDGRAVRVRLAAIDAPESGQAFGERARLALADMVTGRDVTLHQVGVDVHKRPLVVLSVEGISVNAELVRLGWAWVYRQYSNDAALIALEDTARRNRWGLWVDPHPLPPWEYRRRARGR, from the coding sequence ATGAGCAGCGCGCTGCGCTTCGCGCTCGCGCTTGTTGCGGCCGTCGCGCTAGTTGGGGCGCCGGCGCCGGCCGTCGCCCGCTCGGCTCTTCCCGCGCCGGCGATCGCCGATGCGGCGCTCGTCACACGCATCGTGCGGGTGAGCGATGGCGACACGGTGCATGCCATGATCGACGGCCGGGCCGTGCGCGTGCGGCTCGCCGCGATCGACGCGCCCGAGTCGGGCCAGGCCTTTGGTGAGCGCGCCCGCTTGGCGCTGGCCGACATGGTGACGGGGCGCGATGTCACGTTGCACCAAGTCGGCGTCGACGTCCACAAGCGACCTTTGGTGGTGTTGTCGGTCGAGGGGATTAGCGTTAATGCCGAGCTGGTGCGACTGGGGTGGGCATGGGTCTACCGTCAGTACAGTAACGACGCGGCGCTGATCGCGCTCGAGGACACGGCCAGGCGCAACCGCTGGGGTCTGTGGGTCGATCCGCACCCGCTTCCGCCGTGGGAATACCGGCGTCGGGCGCGCGGGCGATGA
- a CDS encoding JAB domain-containing protein, with the protein MAAATITHYPPAEAAAPSAAPRKAHQQAGVQLEFALKVVMSDDEILERAREILAERLRRVASVFDAPDRVREYLTMHYAELQHEVFGVLWLDARHGLIEDELMFRGTLTQTSVYPREVVKSALLKNAAACIVYHNHPSGAAEPSSADELLTRNLKSALALIDVRVLDHLIVAGAGRPTSFAERGLL; encoded by the coding sequence ATGGCAGCAGCAACCATCACCCACTACCCCCCGGCAGAGGCTGCGGCCCCTTCGGCCGCCCCCCGCAAGGCTCACCAGCAGGCAGGGGTACAGCTTGAATTCGCGCTCAAGGTGGTGATGTCCGACGATGAAATTCTCGAGCGCGCGCGCGAGATCCTGGCCGAGCGGCTGCGCCGTGTCGCTTCGGTGTTCGATGCGCCCGACCGGGTGCGCGAGTATCTGACCATGCACTACGCCGAGCTGCAGCACGAGGTGTTCGGGGTGTTGTGGCTCGATGCGCGTCATGGGCTGATCGAGGATGAGCTGATGTTCCGCGGCACCCTGACGCAAACGAGCGTCTATCCGCGCGAGGTGGTCAAGTCGGCGCTGTTGAAGAACGCCGCGGCCTGCATCGTCTATCACAACCACCCGAGCGGCGCGGCGGAGCCGAGCTCGGCCGACGAGCTGCTGACGCGCAATCTGAAAAGCGCACTCGCGCTGATCGACGTGCGCGTGCTCGATCATCTGATCGTCGCCGGCGCCGGTCGCCCGACCAGCTTTGCCGAGCGCGGCCTGCTCTAA
- a CDS encoding SprT-like domain-containing protein yields the protein MSEPTREVYAELQEAFSHFNRALFDNALPACLITLQRERRTYGYFSCQRFVHQSGEYTDEIAMNPAYFGVRPIPATLSTLAHEMVHQWQYHRGKPGRRGYHNKEWAQRMESIGLMPSNTGQPGGRKVGEQMTHYIIDGGPFARACAQLLTLPFTLSWCDRFPPYCPTAAPIARGGQEDAAGSNAPSVAAPVPAWGGLVPPPPPAPVNRSNRVKYRCPGCGAQAWAKPGLRLLCGGDKCAAAELEAVE from the coding sequence ATGAGCGAACCCACCCGCGAAGTCTATGCCGAGCTGCAGGAAGCGTTCAGCCACTTCAACCGAGCGCTGTTCGACAACGCCCTGCCGGCCTGCCTCATCACCCTGCAGCGCGAACGGCGCACCTACGGCTACTTCTCGTGTCAGCGTTTCGTGCACCAGAGCGGCGAGTACACCGACGAGATCGCGATGAACCCGGCCTACTTCGGCGTGCGACCGATCCCGGCGACCCTCTCCACGCTGGCACATGAAATGGTGCACCAATGGCAGTATCACCGCGGCAAGCCAGGCCGGCGGGGATACCACAACAAGGAGTGGGCGCAGCGGATGGAGTCGATCGGGTTGATGCCATCGAACACCGGCCAACCTGGCGGCCGGAAAGTGGGCGAGCAGATGACGCACTACATCATCGACGGAGGGCCGTTCGCGCGCGCCTGCGCGCAACTGCTGACGCTGCCGTTCACGCTGTCCTGGTGCGACCGCTTCCCACCGTATTGCCCAACAGCCGCCCCAATCGCCAGGGGCGGGCAGGAGGACGCGGCCGGATCGAATGCACCCAGCGTAGCGGCGCCGGTGCCGGCATGGGGCGGCCTCGTCCCCCCTCCCCCACCGGCGCCAGTCAATCGGTCAAACCGCGTGAAGTATCGTTGCCCGGGGTGCGGCGCGCAGGCGTGGGCGAAGCCCGGGCTGCGGCTGCTGTGCGGCGGCGACAAGTGCGCAGCGGCCGAGCTCGAGGCTGTCGAATGA
- the stbB gene encoding StbB family protein, whose translation MKVAVINYCGTVGKTTIAAHLLAPRMDDARIYAVETINETAGDLGLDIEKMKGDKFGKLYKELLMAENAIIDVGASNVEDFIDRMIKFEESHMEFDYFVVPVTSGGKEQKETLKTIQALAGVGVEPSKIRVVFNRVDTDVADEFAPILGYAKTTKACTANPAAAIYENEVFNLLSAKKTTISAVVQDETDYKALLKGLDKDADKKKAAHYADMHAVKGLARGVNRQLDAVFAALFA comes from the coding sequence ATGAAAGTAGCTGTGATCAATTACTGCGGGACTGTGGGCAAAACGACCATCGCGGCGCACCTGCTCGCACCCCGAATGGACGACGCACGCATTTACGCCGTGGAGACAATCAACGAAACGGCCGGCGATCTCGGGCTCGACATCGAAAAGATGAAGGGCGACAAGTTCGGGAAGCTCTACAAGGAACTGCTGATGGCCGAGAATGCGATCATCGACGTGGGCGCGTCCAACGTGGAAGATTTCATCGACCGGATGATCAAATTCGAGGAATCGCACATGGAGTTCGACTACTTCGTGGTTCCGGTAACGAGCGGGGGCAAGGAACAGAAAGAAACCCTCAAGACGATTCAAGCGCTCGCCGGGGTCGGGGTCGAGCCGAGCAAGATCCGTGTCGTCTTCAACCGCGTCGATACCGACGTGGCCGACGAGTTCGCGCCGATCCTCGGCTATGCCAAGACCACCAAGGCGTGCACCGCCAACCCGGCCGCAGCGATCTACGAGAACGAGGTGTTCAACCTGCTGTCGGCGAAGAAAACCACGATCTCTGCCGTCGTACAGGATGAGACGGACTACAAGGCGTTGCTCAAGGGGCTCGACAAGGACGCGGACAAGAAGAAGGCGGCGCACTATGCCGACATGCACGCCGTCAAGGGCCTCGCGCGCGGGGTGAACCGGCAGCTCGATGCCGTGTTCGCGGCACTCTTCGCCTAA
- a CDS encoding mobilization protein → MPVQLRLEPEKQLVYEAEAAARGLTLVGYLRQRLEERDTMHSELVAVQSQLLGLRQLVERLGGRQDAAAARASASGHDPMLTELVLLLRNLSKPANLQVVHGEMKRLGIPIWNGEKGGNDDA, encoded by the coding sequence ATGCCCGTGCAGCTCCGCTTGGAGCCCGAAAAACAGCTTGTCTACGAGGCTGAGGCCGCCGCGCGCGGGCTCACCCTGGTGGGCTACCTGCGGCAGCGTTTGGAAGAGCGCGACACGATGCACAGCGAGCTGGTCGCGGTGCAAAGCCAGTTGCTCGGACTTCGCCAGTTGGTCGAGCGGCTGGGCGGCCGCCAAGACGCGGCGGCGGCGCGTGCGTCCGCTTCGGGGCACGATCCGATGCTAACTGAGCTTGTACTACTGCTCAGGAATCTGAGTAAGCCGGCGAATCTGCAGGTTGTTCACGGCGAAATGAAGCGGCTTGGTATTCCGATTTGGAACGGTGAAAAAGGGGGAAATGATGACGCCTGA
- a CDS encoding type IV secretion system DNA-binding domain-containing protein, whose translation MMTPEDRRKLGLLLFLLMPAVFWFEAVRRTEVLPPQKGPALWELMKQTPEKPILILALVGGIAVAILLIWLMNELGKSDFGGAPFKRFLRGTKLVSKEKLKRLTREKKVEQVTVGGIPIPTKVENLHIAIQGSTGGGKSVAIRELLFSALMRGDRVIVVDPNGDLYSKFGRAGDVVLNPYDARTQGWSFFNEIRNDYDFKRYALSVVQRGKTHDEEEWRGYGRLLLAETARKLTLMGKPSVQDLFRWTTIEAPKDLKLFLEGTLAESLFVGAEKALASARFVLSTTLPEHVTMPPGDFSLRRWLEDPKGGNLYITWREDMVEALRPLVSAWVDVLCTSILSLPEDRNRRLWAFLDELPSLEKLPSLIDAATKGRKMGLRLVAAFQSTAQLDDIYGKDEAQILRSCFRSLVVLGGAKTDPKTCEDMSQALGEHEVERDKYSRNSSSKGSSTNRSPERNRERVVMPSEIASLPELTGYVALAGNLPISRIKLEWVDFANRLPAFEERRFGHA comes from the coding sequence ATGATGACGCCTGAAGATAGACGTAAGTTGGGGCTTTTGCTCTTCCTGTTGATGCCCGCAGTTTTCTGGTTCGAGGCGGTTCGTCGCACCGAAGTATTGCCGCCTCAGAAAGGGCCGGCGCTGTGGGAACTCATGAAGCAAACCCCCGAAAAGCCCATCCTAATACTGGCGCTTGTCGGTGGTATTGCAGTCGCGATTCTGCTGATCTGGCTCATGAACGAGCTTGGAAAATCCGACTTCGGCGGCGCGCCCTTCAAGCGGTTTCTGCGTGGCACGAAGCTGGTAAGCAAAGAGAAATTGAAGCGGCTCACGCGGGAAAAGAAGGTCGAGCAGGTGACGGTCGGGGGCATCCCGATTCCCACGAAGGTCGAGAACTTGCACATTGCGATTCAGGGCTCTACCGGCGGTGGTAAATCGGTTGCAATTCGTGAGCTGCTTTTCTCGGCGCTGATGCGTGGCGACCGCGTGATCGTGGTGGACCCCAACGGGGATCTGTACTCGAAGTTCGGCCGGGCTGGCGACGTGGTGCTCAACCCCTACGATGCGCGCACCCAGGGCTGGAGCTTCTTCAACGAGATCCGCAACGACTACGATTTCAAGCGGTACGCGCTTTCCGTGGTGCAACGGGGCAAGACGCACGACGAAGAGGAATGGCGTGGGTACGGGCGCCTGCTGCTCGCCGAAACGGCCCGCAAGCTCACCCTCATGGGCAAACCCTCGGTGCAGGACTTGTTCCGCTGGACCACCATCGAGGCCCCGAAGGATCTCAAGCTGTTCCTTGAGGGCACGCTTGCGGAGTCGTTGTTCGTGGGCGCGGAGAAGGCCTTGGCCTCGGCGCGGTTCGTGTTGTCCACGACCCTGCCCGAGCACGTCACGATGCCGCCGGGCGATTTTTCGCTGCGTCGCTGGCTGGAAGATCCGAAAGGGGGCAACCTTTACATCACCTGGCGAGAGGATATGGTCGAGGCCTTGCGGCCGCTCGTGTCCGCGTGGGTGGATGTGCTGTGCACCTCGATCCTTTCGCTTCCCGAGGACCGCAACCGCCGTCTTTGGGCGTTCTTGGACGAGTTGCCGAGCCTAGAAAAACTGCCCAGCTTGATTGATGCGGCGACGAAGGGGCGCAAGATGGGCTTGCGCCTGGTGGCAGCGTTCCAGTCGACGGCGCAGCTTGACGACATCTATGGAAAGGATGAAGCCCAGATCCTCCGTAGCTGCTTCCGCTCGCTCGTAGTGCTGGGCGGCGCCAAGACCGACCCGAAGACCTGCGAGGACATGAGCCAAGCGCTCGGGGAGCACGAAGTCGAGCGCGACAAGTACAGCCGCAATAGCAGCTCGAAGGGCTCTAGCACCAATCGCTCGCCCGAGCGCAACCGGGAGCGCGTGGTGATGCCGTCTGAGATCGCGTCGCTTCCCGAGCTGACCGGCTACGTCGCGCTTGCTGGGAATCTCCCGATTTCGCGCATCAAGCTTGAGTGGGTGGACTTCGCCAACCGCTTGCCGGCGTTCGAGGAACGGAGATTCGGCCATGCTTAG
- the mobF gene encoding MobF family relaxase translates to MLSHKVLTRQDVGDAAGYYEDGADDYYAQEGEASAWQGKGAESLGLNGAVDSKRFRELLSGEVQPGVAITRDGTRKDSKSRLGIDLTFSAPKSVSLQALVGGDAEIVKAHDRAVARALEIAEERAQARKKVDGRSQVETTGNLVVAKFRHETSREQDPQLHTHAVVMNLTQRSDGQWRALKNDEIVKMNKYLGAVYRAELATELQRMGYNIRHDRDGMFELAHIDRKQLEGFSQRGAQIEARLSAAGLDRETATPRQKQQATMQSRARKVSVEREALHTEWRGRAKELGIDFDRRSWGGQGAKGERGHGVAREVAPESFPAALAARNAVRYAVDHLTERQSVMSERVLLDTAMKQAVGAARLNDIQAEIRHQVEKGYLIQEAPKYRPADQVGQGEGQTRAAWVAELVAKGQDKRAAIERVDGAIERGGLVPVEPRYTTQTAREREKLILQIERDGRDKLPAIMPREAVTERLAGVSLNAGQRSAAELILTTQNRVVAVQGFAGTGKSHMLNATKAEIEGAGYQVRALAPYGSQVKALRELGVESNTLASFLKAKDKGIDAKTVLVIDEAGVVPARLMQQALQVAEKAGARVVLVGDTAQTKAIEAGRPFDQLQAAGMATARMDEIQRQKDPVLKEAVELAAKGATTASLDRIKSISQFENDQERRAAVAKDFIQLPAGERDRTLIVSGTNEARREINRMVREGLGTAGKGVEFDTLIRRDTTQAERRFSKNYRVGDIIQPEKDFPRSGLKRGELYKVEDTGPGNRLTVRAESGERITFSPMTHRQLSVYQPERAELARGDVVRITRNDAQLDVANGDRFKVADVAAGKLTLSDGKRTVELKTDKPLHLDHAYATTVHSAQGLTSDRVLIDAHSKSLTTAKDVYYVAISRARHEARIYTDNVKALPAAIARENVKLAALDIEKGAAQRRDRPDAGKLEAGKGATEKGVHHEPESHSKVAARVREDRARDSAASGRER, encoded by the coding sequence ATGCTTAGCCACAAGGTGCTGACGCGCCAGGATGTCGGTGATGCAGCCGGGTACTACGAGGACGGGGCCGACGACTACTATGCGCAGGAAGGCGAGGCCTCGGCGTGGCAGGGGAAGGGCGCAGAGTCGCTAGGGCTGAATGGAGCGGTCGATTCCAAGCGCTTCCGCGAACTGCTTTCCGGTGAGGTGCAGCCGGGTGTGGCGATTACGCGCGACGGCACCCGAAAGGATAGCAAGAGCCGCTTGGGCATTGATCTGACCTTCTCGGCGCCTAAATCGGTGTCTTTACAGGCCTTGGTTGGTGGTGATGCCGAGATCGTCAAGGCTCACGACCGCGCCGTGGCGCGGGCGCTTGAGATCGCGGAAGAGCGCGCGCAAGCGCGAAAGAAGGTTGATGGCCGTAGCCAGGTCGAAACGACCGGCAATCTGGTGGTCGCCAAGTTCCGCCATGAGACGAGCCGAGAACAGGACCCGCAGCTTCATACGCATGCCGTCGTGATGAACTTGACTCAGCGCTCTGATGGCCAGTGGCGCGCGCTCAAGAACGACGAGATCGTCAAGATGAACAAGTACCTCGGGGCGGTGTACCGCGCCGAGCTGGCGACCGAGTTGCAGCGGATGGGGTACAACATTCGGCACGATCGCGACGGAATGTTCGAACTGGCCCACATCGACCGCAAGCAGCTCGAAGGTTTCAGTCAGCGTGGCGCGCAAATCGAGGCGCGGCTGTCGGCGGCGGGGCTGGATCGGGAGACGGCCACGCCCCGCCAGAAGCAGCAGGCCACGATGCAAAGCCGGGCGCGCAAGGTCTCGGTCGAGCGCGAGGCGCTGCATACCGAATGGCGCGGCCGGGCGAAGGAGCTGGGCATCGACTTCGACCGCCGCAGCTGGGGCGGGCAGGGGGCGAAGGGGGAGCGGGGGCATGGTGTTGCCCGGGAGGTTGCCCCGGAGTCCTTCCCCGCTGCCTTGGCGGCTCGCAATGCGGTGCGCTATGCGGTTGATCACCTCACTGAACGCCAATCGGTGATGTCCGAGCGGGTGCTGCTCGACACGGCGATGAAGCAGGCGGTCGGGGCGGCGAGGCTCAACGACATTCAGGCCGAGATCCGGCACCAAGTCGAGAAGGGGTATCTCATCCAGGAGGCGCCGAAGTACCGCCCGGCCGACCAGGTTGGCCAAGGGGAGGGGCAGACTCGGGCCGCATGGGTGGCCGAGCTCGTCGCGAAGGGGCAGGACAAGCGCGCCGCGATCGAGCGGGTCGACGGCGCGATCGAGCGCGGCGGGCTCGTGCCCGTCGAGCCGCGCTACACCACGCAGACCGCGCGCGAGCGCGAAAAGCTCATTCTGCAGATTGAGCGAGACGGGCGCGATAAGCTGCCTGCGATCATGCCGCGCGAGGCGGTCACGGAGCGCCTCGCTGGCGTCTCGCTCAATGCGGGCCAGCGTTCGGCGGCCGAGCTGATTCTGACGACGCAGAATCGTGTGGTCGCGGTGCAAGGCTTCGCTGGCACTGGCAAGAGTCACATGCTGAATGCAACCAAGGCCGAGATCGAGGGGGCGGGCTACCAGGTGCGCGCGCTCGCGCCCTACGGTAGCCAAGTGAAGGCGCTGCGCGAGTTGGGGGTCGAGTCCAATACGCTCGCCTCCTTCCTCAAGGCGAAGGATAAGGGCATCGACGCAAAGACGGTCCTCGTGATCGACGAAGCTGGGGTAGTGCCTGCCCGTCTCATGCAGCAGGCTCTGCAGGTAGCCGAGAAGGCCGGGGCGCGCGTGGTGCTGGTGGGTGATACGGCGCAGACGAAGGCTATCGAGGCCGGGCGGCCGTTCGATCAGCTCCAAGCCGCGGGAATGGCTACGGCGCGCATGGATGAGATCCAGCGCCAGAAAGATCCGGTGTTGAAGGAGGCGGTCGAGTTGGCCGCCAAGGGGGCGACGACGGCCTCGCTCGATCGCATCAAGAGCATCAGCCAGTTCGAGAACGACCAGGAGCGGCGGGCCGCTGTCGCCAAAGATTTCATTCAGCTTCCGGCGGGCGAGCGCGATCGCACGCTGATCGTATCGGGCACCAATGAAGCCCGGCGAGAGATCAACCGCATGGTGCGCGAAGGCCTCGGGACGGCGGGGAAGGGGGTCGAGTTCGATACGTTGATCCGGCGCGACACGACCCAGGCCGAGCGGCGTTTTTCCAAGAATTACCGGGTGGGCGACATCATCCAGCCCGAGAAGGACTTTCCGCGCAGCGGGCTCAAGCGCGGCGAGCTCTATAAGGTCGAGGACACCGGGCCGGGCAACCGCCTGACGGTGCGCGCGGAGAGTGGCGAGCGCATCACCTTCAGCCCGATGACCCACCGGCAGCTCTCGGTCTATCAGCCTGAGCGGGCCGAGCTCGCCCGCGGCGACGTGGTGCGGATCACCCGTAACGACGCGCAGCTCGACGTGGCCAACGGCGACCGCTTCAAGGTGGCCGATGTGGCCGCCGGCAAGCTCACATTGAGCGACGGCAAGCGCACGGTCGAACTCAAGACCGACAAGCCACTGCACCTTGACCATGCCTATGCGACCACGGTACACAGCGCCCAGGGCCTAACTTCAGATCGCGTGCTGATCGACGCGCACAGCAAGAGCTTGACCACGGCGAAGGATGTCTATTACGTGGCGATCTCGCGTGCTCGGCACGAGGCGCGGATCTACACCGATAACGTGAAGGCGCTGCCGGCGGCGATTGCACGCGAGAACGTGAAGCTCGCGGCACTCGACATCGAGAAGGGTGCGGCTCAACGGCGCGACCGGCCTGACGCCGGCAAGCTCGAGGCGGGGAAGGGTGCGACTGAGAAGGGTGTGCACCATGAGCCGGAATCGCACTCTAAGGTCGCGGCGCGCGTGCGCGAGGATCGCGCCCGCGATTCGGCCGCTAGTGGCCGCGAGCGTTGA
- the virB11 gene encoding P-type DNA transfer ATPase VirB11 encodes MDSSANKPKKDQAVLQLLRPLTKYLDAPEVTEVTINRPAEVWTKTFKGWEAHQVDELSASYLQALANAIVVFNGVQPKSIVSVVLPGGQRGQIVMPPACIDGTLSLSIRKHSMVVKTLDELNDEGAFDSFTDVSFNRPSEEEVAQLLTRHDFTRLEAFEAELLQLKRDGHIRDFLEQCVLHKRNLVIAGKTGSGKTTFARSLIEKVPTDERIVTIEDVHELFLDNHPNRVHMLYGYGAGRVTADECLASCMRQSPDRIFLAELRGNEAWEYLNSLNTGHPGSITTTHANNALQTFERIATLVKKSEVGRQLDMEMIKLVLYTTIDVVLFFKDRKLVEVFYDPIFAKSKMA; translated from the coding sequence ATGGACTCGAGCGCCAATAAGCCGAAGAAGGACCAGGCGGTCCTTCAACTGCTGCGCCCGCTCACGAAGTATCTGGATGCGCCTGAAGTGACCGAAGTCACGATCAACCGGCCCGCGGAAGTCTGGACCAAGACGTTCAAGGGTTGGGAGGCGCACCAGGTCGATGAGCTGAGCGCGAGCTACCTGCAGGCGCTGGCGAACGCGATCGTGGTCTTCAACGGCGTTCAACCCAAATCGATCGTCTCGGTCGTGCTGCCCGGCGGGCAGCGCGGCCAGATCGTCATGCCGCCGGCTTGCATCGACGGCACGCTCTCGCTGTCCATCCGGAAGCATTCGATGGTGGTGAAGACCCTCGACGAGCTGAACGACGAGGGTGCTTTCGACAGCTTTACCGATGTGAGCTTCAATCGCCCGAGCGAGGAAGAGGTCGCGCAACTACTCACCCGGCACGACTTCACCCGCCTCGAGGCCTTCGAGGCCGAGCTGCTGCAGTTGAAGCGCGATGGCCACATCCGCGACTTTCTCGAGCAGTGCGTCCTGCACAAACGCAACCTGGTGATCGCCGGCAAGACGGGATCGGGCAAGACCACGTTTGCGCGGTCCCTGATCGAAAAGGTGCCGACCGACGAGCGCATTGTCACGATCGAGGACGTGCACGAGCTATTCCTCGACAACCACCCGAACAGGGTGCACATGCTCTACGGCTACGGCGCCGGCCGGGTGACTGCCGACGAATGCCTCGCATCGTGCATGCGCCAGTCGCCCGATCGGATCTTCCTCGCCGAGCTGCGGGGCAACGAGGCGTGGGAGTACCTGAACTCGCTCAACACCGGACACCCGGGGTCGATTACCACGACGCACGCGAACAACGCCCTGCAGACGTTCGAGCGCATCGCAACCCTGGTGAAGAAGTCGGAAGTCGGCCGGCAGCTCGACATGGAAATGATCAAGCTGGTGCTCTACACGACGATCGACGTGGTGCTGTTCTTCAAGGATCGCAAGCTCGTGGAAGTCTTCTACGACCCGATCTTTGCGAAATCCAAGATGGCATGA
- the virB10 gene encoding type IV secretion system protein VirB10 → MFTRRGKNEPINAAAELERREQERIEGERGASELGAQRRQSPPGARTFLIVLVVAIGALGIAFTLKAMQMREAKPTEAQQNTSVRNTLPELKPAPPAPPPEPPPQPVPAIQPVQASTGAPAPAAGPQKPAGPTPDELLRQRRLQAGLAVPTQANSGGGGSPNAMAMPPDTAPARAGDLQQRLQPMRLNPSFAGTLPDRDMLLTQGTMIDCALETKIVSTVPGMVSCHLTRDVYSTNRRVVLLDRGSKVVGFYQGGLTQGKARIFVNWSRVETPQGVIINLDSPGTGPLGEGGLGGYVDTHFWERFGGAIMLSLIDDFAAAITPQRGISGDNNQVSFSNTSDAAQEMAAKALENSINIPPTLYKNQGERVAIFVARDLDFRGVYGLERQ, encoded by the coding sequence ATGTTTACAAGGCGCGGAAAAAACGAGCCGATCAACGCCGCGGCCGAGCTCGAGCGGCGCGAGCAAGAGCGCATCGAGGGCGAGCGCGGCGCATCGGAGCTGGGCGCACAACGGCGGCAGTCCCCGCCTGGCGCGCGGACCTTTCTGATCGTTCTGGTAGTCGCGATCGGCGCCCTGGGGATCGCGTTCACGCTCAAGGCGATGCAGATGCGTGAAGCCAAGCCGACCGAGGCACAGCAAAACACGTCGGTGCGCAACACGTTGCCCGAACTCAAGCCGGCCCCCCCTGCCCCACCGCCCGAACCCCCGCCGCAGCCGGTGCCGGCGATCCAGCCCGTGCAGGCATCGACGGGCGCACCGGCGCCCGCTGCCGGACCACAGAAGCCCGCAGGTCCGACCCCTGACGAGCTGCTGCGCCAGCGACGCCTGCAGGCGGGACTGGCCGTGCCGACGCAAGCCAATAGCGGCGGCGGGGGCTCGCCCAACGCGATGGCGATGCCACCCGACACGGCGCCCGCGCGGGCCGGGGATCTGCAGCAGCGCCTGCAGCCGATGCGGCTCAATCCGTCGTTCGCCGGCACCCTGCCCGACCGCGACATGCTGCTCACCCAAGGCACCATGATCGACTGCGCGCTCGAAACGAAGATCGTGAGCACCGTCCCCGGCATGGTGTCGTGCCACCTCACGCGCGACGTGTATTCGACGAATCGGCGCGTCGTGCTGCTCGATCGCGGCTCGAAGGTGGTCGGCTTCTATCAAGGGGGCCTCACCCAAGGGAAGGCGCGGATCTTCGTCAACTGGTCGCGCGTCGAGACGCCGCAAGGGGTCATCATCAACCTCGATTCGCCGGGCACCGGCCCCCTGGGTGAAGGTGGTTTGGGTGGCTACGTGGATACGCACTTTTGGGAGAGATTCGGGGGCGCGATCATGCTGAGCCTGATCGACGACTTCGCCGCCGCGATCACGCCGCAGCGAGGCATCAGCGGCGACAACAACCAAGTGTCGTTCTCCAACACCTCGGATGCGGCGCAGGAGATGGCGGCCAAGGCGCTGGAAAACTCGATCAACATCCCGCCCACGCTGTACAAGAACCAAGGCGAGCGGGTTGCGATCTTCGTCGCCCGTGATCTCGACTTCCGGGGGGTCTATGGACTCGAGCGCCAATAA